GAAGCCTTTGACCGCCGGATTCACGGATTTTCCAGACCGGATGCCATCTTTGCGGGCGTGGAAAGCAGAACCTCTTCACCGGTGCGCATTCCCAGAGGCGAAGCCTTTGAATGCAGCATAAAAGGAATCTATCCCTGCGGAGAAGGTGCCGGATACGCAGGAGGGATCACCTCTGCGGCAATGGATGGCTTAAAAGTGGCAGAAGCCATTGCCTCCAGATTTGAAAGGTTTTCTTTATAAATTGACGAAACAGCAAAAATGATGTAAGATATGAAACAAAAAGATTTCCAGAAAGCAGATGATAATGAAGATGAACGACAGGTCACGAGAAGAACTAAAGGATAAAAAAAGGATTGTAATAAAAATCGGTTCCTCATCCTTAACTCATGCATATACCGGGGATTTGAATCTGATGAAAATTGAAAAACTGGTCCGGGTAATCAGCGATTTAAAGGGACAGGGAAAACAGGTAGTCTTAGTTTCCTCCGGTGCGATCGCTGCAGGGCGTCAGGCTCTGGGGCACCATACCAGACCTGTTACCATATCGGAAAAGCAGGCATTCGCTGCCGTAGGCCAGGCCAGGCTTATGATGGTGTACCAGAAGCTTTTTGCAGAATATAATCAAATAGCTGCACAGGTTCTTTTGACCAAAAATACTATGGTTAATGACAGCAGCCGTTATAATGCACAGAATACCTTTGATGAGCTTTTAAAGCTTGGGACCATCCCAATTGTCAATGAAAACGATACCGTATCCACCTCCGAAATCCCTCTGGTGGATAATTTCGGTGATAATGACCGTCTTTCCGCCATTGTTGCCGCATTGATCGGAGCAGACTTATTAATCTTATTATCGGATATTGACGGCCTGTATTCCGATGATCCCAGACAAAACCCAAAAGCAGAATTTATCGGTTTGGTAAAGGAAATCACACCAAAGCTTATGGAAATGGGAAAATCCACCTCAGGAAGCGATGTAGGTACCGGAGGCATGGCTGCAAAGCTTGCTGCCGCACGTATTGCTACGGACGGCGGTTCCGATATGGTCATTGCCAACGGAGACCAGGTGGAGGTTATCGAACAGATCGTATTGGGCGAAGAAAAAGGAACCCTGTTCCTGGCCCATCCAAACCATGATTTTGACTTAATGGACTATATCAATCACGAGTATTAAGGAGAACCCTATGAATCAGGATAAGATCGACAGGATCAATACACTTTATCATAAATCAAAAGCAACAGGATTATCACCAGAAGAGCAGGCGGAGCAGGCCGCTTTGCGGAAGGAGTATATCGAATCCATCCGCAACAGTTTACGGGGAAATCTAAACAACATTTCCATTCAGGAAAAAGACGGTACCGTAACAGATTTGGGTAAAAAATATGGAAAAGTCGGAGAAGAATGATATCAGGCTGATTATAAAGGAACAGCGAAAGACCTTGGAGACAGCCACTGAGAACGCATGGAACCATGCTATCTGTGAGAAGCTTTTGAACCTTGATGATATCCATAGGGCTTTTTGTGTTTACTGCTATGCATCCTTTCACCGGGAGGCAGGTACCTGGAAATTCATGGAGGCATTATTAAGGCAGGGGAAATGCGTGGCTGTACCAAAGGTCGTCGGAAAGGAACTGGAGTTTTATTCCATATCCGGGAAAGCAGATTTAGAGGAAGGCATCATGGGTATTATGGAACCAAAGCCATCCTGCTTAAAAATCCATGACCCGGAAGCCCCTGTGATTGTTCCGGGACTTGCTTTTGACAAATCGGGAAACCGGCTGGGATACGGCGGCGGATATTATGACCGGCTTTTTGAAAAGGAACCAGACCATCCCCGCATTGCAATAGCCTACGGATTTCAGATATTTGACCACATTCCAACGGAACCTCATGACAAGCGTGTGGACCGGATTATCACTCCTTAAGGAAATAAGATTGGAGGACTCATTTATGACCATTATTGAGATCGGAAAAAAAGCAAAAGAAACAGCCGGAATTATCGGGATACTGGGTTCCGCAAAAAAGAATGAAGGCTTAAAGGCAGCGGCAGCAGCCCTGCTGGAAGGCGAAGCAGAAATCCTTGCAGCAAACCAGGAGGATGTTATAAAAGCAGTGGCCTCCGGAATGAGCGCCGGGCTGATTGACCGCCTGGAACTGACTCCCGGGAGAATCGAAGCCATGGCTGAAGGACTTTTGTCCGTGGCTGCGTTAGATGACCCGGTGGGAGAAGTGCTTTCCATGAAGGTCCGTCCCAATGGCCTTACCATTGGCCAGAAGCGGGTTCCTCTGGGCGTTGTAGGTATTATATACGAAGCCAGGCCCAATGTGACCGCCGATGCCTTCGGTCTTTGCTTCAAATCAGGAAATGCTGTAATCTTAAAGGGTGGAAGTGATGCACTGGAATCCAATATTGCTATTGTAAAATGGCTCCGAATCGGCCTTGGGAATGCGGGCCTGCCGGAGGATGCCATACAGCTCATCACTGATACTGACCGGGAAGTGACAAAGGAATTCATGCGTCTCAGGGAATATGTGGATGTATTGATCCCAAGAGGAGGCGCAGGATTAATAAAAACCGTTGTGGATAACAGCACCATTCCGGTCATTGAAACCGGAACTGGAAACTGCCACATTTTTGTAGACGAATCCGCTGACTTTGATATGGCCTTAAATATCATATTCAACGCAAAGACCCAGAGGATCGGGGTGTGCAACGCCTGCGAATCCCTGGTCATTCACAGAGCAATTGCCCCTCAGTTCCTCCCCTTATTAAAAGAGCGTCTTTCTCGGAAATCTGTTGAAATTCGGGCGGATGAGGAAGCCTGTACCATGGCAGAGGGATTTGTCCCTGCCGCCGGGGAAGATTGGGGCCGTGAATACCTGGACTATATTTTGTCCTTAAAGATTGTTGGTTCTGTGGAGGAAGCTATTTCCCACATTAACCGTTATAACACCAAGCATTCCGAATCTATTATTACATCAGATTATAACAATGCCCAGAAGTTTTTAAATGAAATCGATGCGGCAGCTGTTTATGTCAACGCATCCACCCGATTTACTGACGGATATGAATTCGGCTTTGGCGCTGAGATCGGAATCAGCACCCAGAAGCTTCATGCAAGAGGCCCCATGGGGCTTAAGGAACTGACGACCACCAAATATATCATATATGGTGATGGCCAGGTACGTCCATAGTTTTGCAAAAGGACGGAGGGATATTGTTTGACAATTTTATATATTTATGATAGACTACGGGCATATAAAACGAAATGAGGTGAAAGGATGATTTAATAATTCTTGCTTAAGTAACTGCATGATAAGAAGGAAAGGACATTGTCTTTTTTTGTCATGCCTGTTTTTGCAAGAATATTATTTCATTCTCATACCCTTTTTATGTCATAATAAGACATGGATAAAGCAGAAATTTTGCCCATTGGGCTTGTTTTGATGCGAACGGCTGTGAGAAAAAGGATTCTTGCAGTCGTTTTTTTGTGGGGAAATTTAATTTCC
The nucleotide sequence above comes from Lacrimispora sp. BS-2. Encoded proteins:
- a CDS encoding glutamate-5-semialdehyde dehydrogenase, whose product is MTIIEIGKKAKETAGIIGILGSAKKNEGLKAAAAALLEGEAEILAANQEDVIKAVASGMSAGLIDRLELTPGRIEAMAEGLLSVAALDDPVGEVLSMKVRPNGLTIGQKRVPLGVVGIIYEARPNVTADAFGLCFKSGNAVILKGGSDALESNIAIVKWLRIGLGNAGLPEDAIQLITDTDREVTKEFMRLREYVDVLIPRGGAGLIKTVVDNSTIPVIETGTGNCHIFVDESADFDMALNIIFNAKTQRIGVCNACESLVIHRAIAPQFLPLLKERLSRKSVEIRADEEACTMAEGFVPAAGEDWGREYLDYILSLKIVGSVEEAISHINRYNTKHSESIITSDYNNAQKFLNEIDAAAVYVNASTRFTDGYEFGFGAEIGISTQKLHARGPMGLKELTTTKYIIYGDGQVRP
- a CDS encoding DUF896 domain-containing protein; amino-acid sequence: MNQDKIDRINTLYHKSKATGLSPEEQAEQAALRKEYIESIRNSLRGNLNNISIQEKDGTVTDLGKKYGKVGEE
- the proB gene encoding glutamate 5-kinase yields the protein MNDRSREELKDKKRIVIKIGSSSLTHAYTGDLNLMKIEKLVRVISDLKGQGKQVVLVSSGAIAAGRQALGHHTRPVTISEKQAFAAVGQARLMMVYQKLFAEYNQIAAQVLLTKNTMVNDSSRYNAQNTFDELLKLGTIPIVNENDTVSTSEIPLVDNFGDNDRLSAIVAALIGADLLILLSDIDGLYSDDPRQNPKAEFIGLVKEITPKLMEMGKSTSGSDVGTGGMAAKLAAARIATDGGSDMVIANGDQVEVIEQIVLGEEKGTLFLAHPNHDFDLMDYINHEY
- a CDS encoding 5-formyltetrahydrofolate cyclo-ligase yields the protein MEKSEKNDIRLIIKEQRKTLETATENAWNHAICEKLLNLDDIHRAFCVYCYASFHREAGTWKFMEALLRQGKCVAVPKVVGKELEFYSISGKADLEEGIMGIMEPKPSCLKIHDPEAPVIVPGLAFDKSGNRLGYGGGYYDRLFEKEPDHPRIAIAYGFQIFDHIPTEPHDKRVDRIITP